The genomic stretch CGACGTGGATGTGGGCGGGCAAAGCGTGATTCATGTTTTCCGTCATCCATTCATGTGCAGAAGAAACCGAGGAGACTCGGTGCAGAGTTTAAAGTTTGCTGCTCAAATTTGGTTTCGTTCATATGATCCGACCCCGTGTCTGTAAGGTGGAGTGGATAAAGAACGAAAGCCCCCGTAACTGATTATATTTTTGATATATTTAACGTAGAGGCGaatatttttatccatttcGAGGGCGTGACCTTGCCAAGTTCATCTAAGTTTAAAGGAAACCTCTCGCATTTGCCTGATTTCTTCTTCCAGCTGTTCGCATTTTTTCAACCCATCATAACCTTGCATATGTGCTTTATTTTAAGCGTTATATTTGCACCAAAATTCAATcatgaatcatttattaaatatgtatgatcTGACCAGTCCATCTGAATGTATGGTTATTTCATCTAAATCTTTTTCTTAGGATAACAGTGGCCTGTGCATTTTGCACAGTTATGCAGAGAGCAGTTCATTTCGTTTTCACAAGCTtgtttattgaattattgattGGTGGATCGATTGCAGTAAGACGTATTTCCAGGCATGCAGCAAGAAGCCTTCTAAAAGCATGTCTGTTTGCAGAATGATTGCATAGCTTATGTACTTCcaacttccaggcagttgcaagGCTGCTTATACGTGGTCACCAGCGTGAACCTGTTCGTGCTATGATGTTATTAGATAGGTGCTATAATGTCCTTTGCTGGTTTCTTAtgggggttgctaggtggttgtagTGGTGTCCCATGTAGTTGATTGGGTGTTACTGGTGTATTTGTACCATTGTAACATGAGGAAGTTGCACAAACCTTCACACACCCGTTCATTCATTTGGGAACAACTTTGAATCAAACAGTCTGGAGCTGAATCAGTTCCTTAACAACAATTTCAGTTGTCTTGTTATTTAATTAAGTAATCATAATATGTCATTAATAAATTAGGTCAggaaatatatatgtttaatgtgTTAccattttactgtttttgtcAGCAGGCCTTATAAAATGTAAGGGAATTATTAATGTATACATTGATGAAGTGTtagtattattttacattttgcaaGACCTTTAGCTTtttgtgccaaaaaaaaaaaatcccagaatTGACGGAAACAATACAGAATTGTATTGTTATTTATTGTCCAATACATGCTTAAAGCTCCTTCACAGACATAATTTAGCTTTACAATAACTAAAACTACTATCCTATCTATCCTTTCTCCCACTATCCTATCTCCTCCTACCTCCCAATATCCCTGCTTAGGTAtgatatattaattaattaatttttaagtTGGAAGTATGAAGACACCATCATCATTTGATAAACGTTGGTGATCATGCATATGTTCTTGTTTTTGTGCTTTGGTCTAAGTTGCTGTCATTTTGTAGATGATTTTTGTGATGATTTTTTCCATTTGTCTTCTCAGAAATGCCTCTGTGGAAAGGTAGCGGCTCACCCTCTGCAGCACTGCCGTCGCTACACCTCTGCAGGAAACTCAGGGTAGGAAAGGATGAATTAAATAAAGGAAATGTATATCATCAGATAAGGGAACTTGATACAGGTTCTCAATACAAAATATCTGGTCTGTCTTTGGTCTTCTGTTCATCTCCCTGGGACACTGGGCCTGCTGTTGAAAAAGCCTGACCCTGTGATCCTCTTTTAATATAATTCTAATTTAAATGTGCTGTGCTTTTTATAATCTCAGGGGTTTTTCTGTTGCAGGTCTGCTGCAGGTAAGATTGTGGCTGCTAGTCTCCTGACAGTCGGTGGAGGGCTTGGTGGTACAATCCTGTACGCCAAATGGGACCCCAAATTCAGGGCAAATATTGAGAAGAGTGTTCCATATTCTGACCAGATTTTCGAGATGGCGCTTGGTCCCCCTCCACCACCGTTTATCCCTTTGCAAAAGAAACCGGTGAGAGCAAAAATCTGTTTAATTTAGATCTCACACAGAAACAGTTACATACactactggtcaaaagttttagaacgcCACCTTTTTTTCTGTAGCCCACTTTGCAGCCTTGTATGGCAGAGGAATGCCTCCTTTTCTTGTTTTGCCGTCTTAGCAATTACTTCAAGGTTCGCCATCAAGGTGTTATGTGAGACGACTATCACACAAGCTGGagtcttctgatgctgttgtcTCAGACCTCTTACTCTACCAAACCCTTCAGCTTTCTACAGTTTCCAAGAGTCTTGATGATGTTCATCATACTCACGATACCCTGGCTTTAGTTCTAATGTTCTGTTTCTTTGGTAAGTATCTTTTTCTAGACGCAATGATCACAACCCGAATGTGCAGTGTTGTGAAAATGCTGCTTACCATTGTACAATTTAAGGTCACCGGATTTGGTACCATTCCAGGTTGTTCACTGGCTTAAATTTCaataaaaactggaaaaaacTGTCTGTGTTCTTAAATATTTGaccagtactgtacagtacctTTCATGTTTCCCAGACCATAACCACTACTTCTGCCGACACGTTTGTCTTGCTTTGGGTAGTCTCTCTAAGGTAGATTTAGGTTGCAAGAGAAGTTCTGAAAAGGCCTTTCTGTATGCATCTTAGGGGAAGGTCGAACCACTGCAGATATCTTCAGTGTCTGAAGCCTCAAAGGACTCAAAGCAGCCGAAAGCAAAAGGCAAAACTAAAGAGAAGCAGCTGGAGCCAGCACCTGTGGAAGCCAAACCTGCAGTAGAGGAAACTCAAGCTCTGTCACCACAGACCAttgagggtgagtgtgtgatttTACACAATCTCAAAGACAAAATCAAATCTACagcattcacacacattttatataggCATCCATTCAGACTTCTATAGATGTGATTCAGTCTCCTGCAGGTCCTGGTGTCTGGACTTTACATtgtatatttattgtatatagATGATTGGTAAATAATATCAATCAAAACAAAGATTGTGTTTTGATTGACTTTATGTTGGACAGGATGCATAACTGAATTGGTAAGCGTGCTTATATCCATAGATTTGTAGACATTGGTATATTTAACTTCTCCTCTGATATTGAGATGCTGGGGTTTTACTACAGTATCCACTTTTCACACCAGATACTGGttttgaagatttgattgcatatgtCCTTTTGGGCATATAgtatttcttctttttgaacTCTGCACACAAACTCATTACGTGGCAAACAATGTGATTGATCAGTGGTAAAGAGTTTGTGCTTTTTAGTGTGCAGTTCTCTTCCAGGAGTCCAGGAAATTACAGTACAATTGTCAAAGCGCCACCTGCTGTACTGGAGTACTTGTACATGCCTGCCAGAATGAAACCTAAAGGATTTTGCTTTGACTGTATGCAACCCTCAGGAGCTTTGTTTGTTAATAGAATACCTTTACTGTGCACAtttcattatgtaattatgtcACATTATTCTGTGAAACTGGGGCTGTTTAGGGAATATCAGTTTTCTTATTCTATACCACCTGCAGGTCTATTAACTGCATATGTAGATTTAATGCCTTTCAATCACACTGTAAGCATAATCTTAAACTGTTTGATTTTGAAATTGATTCTAAAACCATTTTAATTAGTCATAAATGACTGACTCAGCTGTGACTCAGAACTGTTTCCCTAATGTTTCATGCTCTAATATCCATCTGATTGCTGTTAGTTCATCTGCTTTTACAGTCATTATAATTCACTGAACAAATGACTAATCCATCATGGGTTGCAGTAATTTAGGGTGGCCATTTGTTTATCTCTGTTAATTACTCAGCAGAAAGGTTTCCTCATTGTCTGAGGAAGGTGTGTGGTGCTTAATCAATACACTTTGCTCAGTGCTAATTGATGCTTTATAAGCTCTCATTACGTCTCCAGAAcaaaactatcagacttaaaacaccaaacatgtcttgatcttttttttttttgtataaggAAGAAATTCACCAAATGCTTTTGGTAAGTTGTGACCCAAGGCAAATTGCCAACAGCTTGCGTGGACAGGTTTGAATTAATCTTTCAAACCCCCAAAATGCACTTATGACTCTGCGGTTTCCGTCATCGCCTCTGCAGCGTCTGCCATCCTGACGTAGGTTCCACTGTTGTTGCAGAGGCCTCGGCTGAGGCGGCCCATATAATTTCAGCCATGAGTGAAGTGCAGTCTGTCCCCGCCCCGGGCACCAGCCACGAAGCAGCGTCTGCCGAGTCCGAAGCCCAGACCCCTCCTCCACCCGCCCAGTCCGCGGCAGGTCAGAGCCGCAGCGCAATGACCAGTGCTCCTGTCTTTCGGCAGCTGATCCAGGACCAGTGACCAAGCTCAAATGCAGAAATGCATTCCCTGCTCAAAGAGGAGCTGCTCCTGGATCAGTTGATTCAGCACACAGCACTGATGTCTGCTTCGCTACGTGTGTTTGAGATCCTTCAGCCCaccgttgttttttttttttgcgtttcTCCAGAACGCAGTGTCATTACTAACCCACTCAGTCCTTCATCTGTTGCGTGATCAGTGCACAAATATCTAAATCTGCCGAACTCCTCTGCATCATTAATCCGAACTCATCTGCATCATTAATTCTAACCCATCTGCATTAATTCTGGTAACACTTTAAATGTTCACACCCATTTTTCTGCCTGTTTGTGaatctaatttatttatttatttatttttgcatgcCCCATGATGCGGAGGGTTGGGCTACAAGTCTGTTAgcatgtgtttatatatgtaatcctaatgtgtgtgttgtgcgtgTGATTATAGCTGATGAATGCCACGAGTGTGCTTCCCACGAAGCTGCCCTGAAAGAGCGGCCTGTGGAGGAAGTGGCTGCCCGCTTAGCTCAGCAGGACAAAGCTGAACAGGACACTCTGGCTGGTAGGTGTCTAATACACATTCACAGACTACAATACAAGTGACCCTGTGTTTAGTCTCTGCCTGAAATATATgtcattataaatatatatcattgAAATACAGGCAACCATACAGGTACAGTCTGCGCTTATGCATATATACTGTGGGTTTTGCCTTTGACACACTCAAGCACACTGTGCTTGACTTGAACTAGAGCCAAATAACATGGGTGGTAAAGCATTTAATAtgtaaactcttattttacagtttaatcaaaatcattttaaatgctcAGATTTACTGTTTTGCAGGAAAATGACTTGTTTAGGTTAATCGACAAAATAATGTATTggtaaatacaaaataattaatagcGGCAGCCCTAAGGTGTATTTGAACTGTTGTTTATGATTGGTCAGCTTTAGCATTCAGTCTGGAGGAGGAATTGGGGGTCTCAGCCAAGCTCACTCTGCAGGCCATCGGGGCGCAGGAGGCAGCACTCGCTGCcattggcacacacacacagagactccGAGAGGCCATGGACTCTGAGGTGagttctctcactgtctctacAACTGGCTGACTTGGTTATCTGCAGACTTTggatctaaccctaacccatcTCACCTGAGCCAACTGAATATATTTGTTCCTCAtgctgatggttgatgtgaacggAAACTGTGATTGCCTGTACCTGCATGATATTATGCATTGCGCTGCTGCCACAAGATTGGCTGATTAAATAAGTGCATGATTGATTCGATGTACattaaataaaaccttttttccACACAATGCCTTCGTAGCATACAGCAGATATGATCAGATCTGCAGGTGGTGCATGAGCTAATCTGACCATAATGTAATTGTTGCGTCAATTAAAGGCTTAAGTTGTCTTAGTTTGAAGTACGCTAGGTACACTATTGTTGTATGTGCCATATGTCACTCTGTAATGGTAGCTTCTGTGCGTCTGTGTGGTCAGGATCCTCCAGATAAGAAGTCTGCTCAGTGGAGGGAATTGGAGGATGCGTTGAGTGAACGATCCCATGCTGTGGACCAGGCTGGACAGTCTCTTCTCCAAGCCAAGTAAGACCAAACATTAAGGATGTGCCGACTTGAAGGGATCACTGTAACTCAGTTTACACTGCGGAGAGCAAAATAAAGTTAAAAGTCTTGAATTGGACTCTAAGAACAAAATAACTTTAACATTTTGTAAGAGAAGCTTTTATTTCCCCAGTTTGTTCCACCGACCAATATACAAAACCACACCACCCATGATGACCTTCATTAAAGAAACCTTCATTGGATATTTATTTCCAGTTTTTTATTGAAAAGTTTCCTTAGCTTTTTGTCAATTGTcaatgtactgtgtgtgttttaattagAGAACAGCTTGAGAAGCTTAGAGTTGTGATCAACGGTGCCAAGGAGTCCAAGATTGATGCAGCCAGACCCCAAATCCTGGCTGCAGAGGAAAACTTGCACAGCATGATCGTGGACTTGGACAAAGTCGTAACCAAAGTAAGTACTGTAATCAGACAGTAATATGCTTAGAAGCAGAAAAATCCTATTAACTGGCAGGCAGATCAGTAGAAACTGTCTGTAATCCATTTTAGCTTcagcactgacacacacatacacgctgtTCATGTCTTTTTGTCATTGTTTTACTGTTCTGTTTAGTAGCATCTTGAAATGCGAGGCATTGGTGCCAATTGTACCTTCAGAGAGAGTTTCTGTGCAAATAATTGTATACAGCCTCAAGGTTTGGCTCCTATTAATTATAACTGTTAGTTATGAAAAGCTAGTTATACGTGGAGTGCTTTAATTTGCTTAAAATGCTAGTGCTGCtaattagggatgcacaatGATATTAGAACCACATTGAGATCGGGAGATGATTTCATTGGAATCTGCGTTGCTCATTGTACTTCTACAGAACAGAATGGTGCTGGACTTTAGTTCCAATATATgtgcattttatttgttttactgCACTTGTAACTCATAAACTCAGCATTTGTATATAAAGTAAATAAGATAACATACTAACATGCATTTCACACAGGTGACTCAAGTGCTTTTAATCAAGGCCAACGCTACTTAAATCACACTGAAGGCTACGCCTGAAAATCATGTGTCCATATTTCAGGTGCAGACGGCCCAGACAGAGGCGAAGATTGTGTCTCAGTACAGTGAGCTGGTGAATGAGGCCAAGGTTCAGTTCCAGAAAGAGTTGAGCAGTATCACTCCTGAAGTCCAAGCAAACTGGAAGGGTCTCAGTAAGCTCCCATACGCCTGCTTTACTTCATCTACAGCAGTATTCAGCTCTAGTGTCCCCAAACCTTTTGCAGCACACCAGAATTgacaaaataacaacaactaACAAAATGTTTGTCATACAAAGTCAGTTTTAACTGGTAGAAAGAGTTACCTTCCAAATTACCTTCCTGTGTTTGTACAAGGTTTGATGACTTACTGGAAGGGTGTTAATGTCCTTGTAGGTTTGCATATCAGTTGACCTGGAATGCCCTGAAAGAGAAACCTTCAGAACCTTTCCAGGGTCAGCTTAGCTTTGCTGACTTAATGATTAAAACCTTTTACCACATGTGACACAACTCTGATATTAGCATTTTGTGGTCAGGAGTAATTCTCTGCACCCCTATTTAGCTGGGAAGCTGAGTGCGGACGACCTGAACTCACTAATCGCTCATGCCCACCGCCGCATTGACCAGCTGAACCGTGAGCTGGCTGAGCAGCGGGTACGCGAGCAGATCCGGATCGAGACAGCACTGGACCAGCAGAAGCAGGAGCACCAAATAGTGGTGGAAAGCGCTGTGAAAACCGCGATACAACACAACCGCGAGGAACAGAGACTTGAGCAGGAGAAGAAAGTAGGGCTAATAATGTGCTTGTCTATTCAGCATAAAATGTTTACACTGTAAAGGTGcggctcattaaaaaaaaaatactattaaGATTGTACTTGTACATGTCATTTGCTAATGATAAAATGATTGGACAAACAAGTAGTTGGAAATACTCTGTTTTTAGATTGAAGTATTGTATTGAAGTGTGTCTGCGCGTGTGTGCACCGGTCAGATGCAGGAGGTGCGGGAGGTAATGGAGGCAGAGATGAGGACTCAGTTGCGCAGGCAGGCAGCCGCCCACACTGACCACCTGCGTGATGTGCTTAAGGTGCAGGAGCAAGAGCTAAGAGATGAGGCACAGGAGGTGAGCAACACATGTTATATACCCACAtgttttacactatatataaagcATGTGGGCATTCTTAGGTAATCTAAAGAAGTTATGTAAAAATCGAGGAAATGTCCTTAGACACAAAGTTAATGGGCTCACCTTGCGAGTTAAAACAATGGGCAAAGTCGAAGTTAGCAAAAATTACTGAGCCTAATTTGCGCACACCAACGCTCTTGCCCTATTCCAAATTGCTGCCGGGGTACCCTGCATCTACCGCTTCCTGAGAATTTGGTGTGTTAGTTCATAGTCAGTTAATTTCTAGGATGTGTATCAGTAACACTCACTTGACCATACTTCAGGTTGCTAAATGAAGCAGGCCTCATGGCCACGTCTGTGTCATGTCATGTCATTAGCTAATTTCAGAAGCTAAGCCTAGTCTCAAACTGCCCTCTTGTGTAGGCTCTGAGCAGCAAGATAATGGAGCAGGAGACACACTACCGCCGTCAAGCTCAGGAACAGCTGGATGCCTTCACGCTGGACATGAACTCTGCCTACGCCAGGCTCAAGGGCATGGAGGAGGCCATAGACAGTGAGTCCAGCTCTTTTTACTTTCATCTCATGCTGGTTTTTGATGGAAGGTTCAATCATTCAACTATAACAGGCTTATTTAAGACCTTCATGATTGACTTGGATTAAAATAGTCACCATAGTCAATGTCTTGACTGACTCTGACTGAAATACACTCCCGACAGTCCTGTCCCAAAAGTGCTtagattaaaataaaatgtgctgTCCCCTCTCAGGTCACGTCGTAGCTGAGGAAGAGGCCCGCAAGGCCCACCAGCTGTGGTTATCCGTTGAGGCGCTGAACTACACTCTGAAGACGGCGGCTGCCGATTCTCCCACCGAGCCTCTGGAGGCTGCCGTTCGCGCCGTCAAAGAGAGCTGTGCGGACAACGAGTTTGCCCAGGCTCTAGCCACGGCCCTACCTGAAGAATCAATTACCCGCGGGGTCTACAGCGAGGCCTCCCTGCGTGCGCGCTTCTACGGCATCCGGCGGTTGGCTCGGCGTGTGGCGCTGATTGACGAGACGCGCAACAGCTTGTACCAGTACTTCCTGTCCTACCTACAGTCCGTCCTCCTCTTTGAGAAGGATCAGGAGGCGCCACCCACCAAGCTGGCACCCCACGACCTTGACACCTTCAAGCTGCTCGCCTACGCTACATACAGCATTGAGCGCGGCGACCTGGAGCTGGCCGCTAAGTTTGTCAATCAGCTGCATGGCGAATCACGACGCGTGGCTCAGGACTGGCTCAATGAAGCCCGGCTCACCCTAGAAACCAAACAGGTGGTCAGCCTCCTGTCAGCGTATGCCAACGCAGTGGGTTTAGGCACCACCCAGGCTCCTTAATCACCTTGCGTCAATAAAGAGTTGTAAAAAGATGAGGACTGCTGCCTGTGTGCTACTAACAGCAACCTGCTGCTCCTCAGATTAA from Salminus brasiliensis chromosome 19, fSalBra1.hap2, whole genome shotgun sequence encodes the following:
- the immt gene encoding MICOS complex subunit MIC60 isoform X1 — translated: MLRVCWKGANAAARKCLCGKVAAHPLQHCRRYTSAGNSGSAAGKIVAASLLTVGGGLGGTILYAKWDPKFRANIEKSVPYSDQIFEMALGPPPPPFIPLQKKPGKVEPLQISSVSEASKDSKQPKAKGKTKEKQLEPAPVEAKPAVEETQALSPQTIEEASAEAAHIISAMSEVQSVPAPGTSHEAASAESEAQTPPPPAQSAAADECHECASHEAALKERPVEEVAARLAQQDKAEQDTLAALAFSLEEELGVSAKLTLQAIGAQEAALAAIGTHTQRLREAMDSEDPPDKKSAQWRELEDALSERSHAVDQAGQSLLQAKEQLEKLRVVINGAKESKIDAARPQILAAEENLHSMIVDLDKVVTKVQTAQTEAKIVSQYSELVNEAKVQFQKELSSITPEVQANWKGLTGKLSADDLNSLIAHAHRRIDQLNRELAEQRVREQIRIETALDQQKQEHQIVVESAVKTAIQHNREEQRLEQEKKMQEVREVMEAEMRTQLRRQAAAHTDHLRDVLKVQEQELRDEAQEALSSKIMEQETHYRRQAQEQLDAFTLDMNSAYARLKGMEEAIDSHVVAEEEARKAHQLWLSVEALNYTLKTAAADSPTEPLEAAVRAVKESCADNEFAQALATALPEESITRGVYSEASLRARFYGIRRLARRVALIDETRNSLYQYFLSYLQSVLLFEKDQEAPPTKLAPHDLDTFKLLAYATYSIERGDLELAAKFVNQLHGESRRVAQDWLNEARLTLETKQVVSLLSAYANAVGLGTTQAP
- the immt gene encoding MICOS complex subunit MIC60 isoform X2, which codes for MLRVCWKGANAAARKCLCGKVAAHPLQHCRRYTSAGNSGSAAGKIVAASLLTVGGGLGGTILYAKWDPKFRANIEKSVPYSDQIFEMALGPPPPPFIPLQKKPGKVEPLQISSVSEASKDSKQPKAKGKTKEKQLEPAPVEAKPAVEETQALSPQTIEADECHECASHEAALKERPVEEVAARLAQQDKAEQDTLAALAFSLEEELGVSAKLTLQAIGAQEAALAAIGTHTQRLREAMDSEDPPDKKSAQWRELEDALSERSHAVDQAGQSLLQAKEQLEKLRVVINGAKESKIDAARPQILAAEENLHSMIVDLDKVVTKVQTAQTEAKIVSQYSELVNEAKVQFQKELSSITPEVQANWKGLTGKLSADDLNSLIAHAHRRIDQLNRELAEQRVREQIRIETALDQQKQEHQIVVESAVKTAIQHNREEQRLEQEKKMQEVREVMEAEMRTQLRRQAAAHTDHLRDVLKVQEQELRDEAQEALSSKIMEQETHYRRQAQEQLDAFTLDMNSAYARLKGMEEAIDSHVVAEEEARKAHQLWLSVEALNYTLKTAAADSPTEPLEAAVRAVKESCADNEFAQALATALPEESITRGVYSEASLRARFYGIRRLARRVALIDETRNSLYQYFLSYLQSVLLFEKDQEAPPTKLAPHDLDTFKLLAYATYSIERGDLELAAKFVNQLHGESRRVAQDWLNEARLTLETKQVVSLLSAYANAVGLGTTQAP